In Populus alba chromosome 4, ASM523922v2, whole genome shotgun sequence, the genomic window CAGGAACCGAGCAATACGTCCCACAGGGAACTGCAAACCCGCCTTGCTACTTCTCGAGGTTGCTTTCTTTGCTACTCCGGACCCCAAAGCCTTTCCTCTTCCTGCCATCTTCCCAAAAGAGACTTGAAATCTACAAAGAAATCcggattttttagtttttacgaAGAGTTATTGAATGCTGGATGATAGTTTTTTCTTGGCGCCTGATGGAAgtaaacaaattaaacaatacTGGGTTTATGATATAGGAAGGGAGAGTGATTGTGAACCAATCAATGGGAAGGACGCGGATTCTGATCTTTGGCCGCTTGTTTTGGATCTTATAGACGGTTGAAATTGTATGGTGAGGTTTAGTTTTGGATCGTGGACTCATGGTATTTTTTAGAGGCGGGAAATTTTACGGTAGTTTGGGGAGGAGAGCGAATTTACGACAATACCCATGCTctctttaaaaatctaaaaaatggtCAAGAATAATAGTAAtgataatttcttcttcttctttttgtgaagattgttgatttaaataataataataaaaaaaatcattctcttATTAGATCTAAATTTTAGGAGCTAAATGGATAGTAAACCCTCTTGATTGAAAGTTAAGCTCCTCACAATTTGGTCCAAACAACCTCTAACTCTCGGTCAAATCCAATGCAATCccccactttttatttttttaattctagccCCTCAAATTATCAATTCAAAGTAATTAACTAAGGAGACGGTTATGAGAACCTTTCTGGAAGCCTGTTTATCTTTACGGTcgtgtaatattttaaaataattaatttttttaaaataatttttatttgtgtttttaaatcattttaatgtactaatattaaaaataatttgatatattttcaaacaaaaatatattttaaaaaataatcatttttaaatacCAAACACTATATTAAACCATTAAAATAGCCATTACaaccatttatttttaacaaagacAGACAATTACTTTGACCCGATAATGTAAAGAACTAAAATTAGAATGATAAAAGATtagaggttaatttttttagtgtttttaaatagttttaatatactaatattaaaattaattttttaaaatatatatatatatattattttaatatatttataaaaataattaaaatcaaatactaCGTTATTAGTGTTGATGTTACTAATAATCAGGGCTTTCCCCCACCCCCAGATAAATATGGTCTTCAAAAATGTTCGTTGACGTGCTTCTTTCCCAGagataaaatgttaaaaaaaaaaataagggtgtGTATTgaggttttctttttcattcattatcttataattttgtgttttatttaggTAGTAATTGGTATTccgataatagttattttttaaaatattttttatttaaaaatatattaaattaatatttttttaattttattttaaaaaattattttttatatcataaaccaaaacaatataaaaataataattttatttcaaaatcataaaaaacaaacactatcTTAGCTAGCCCGCAAACATCAATGCACACGTGTGGAGCTACACATAAGATAAGGGGGGCAATTTCCCtccttaatttttataagaatcTCATTATAGTCCTTAATAGTTCAAGGATTTTCAATTCACACCCATCTTTTCTATACATTTTCtccctgtatttttttttttatctttcccaTTACTCCATGGACTATCTACTAAAGAGTTATTTGTTTAGAATAATTGTATATGATTATCCTTTGAatggactattttttttttttacaatttaatttattttgatataataattatgTGAAAATAACAAGGTATCAATATTTGAGTAATAGGACCTGTTTAaggatttaaaagaaaaaaaaaacttgttttttatatgaaaacaatcatcctagtttttttataaaaaaaaattggttgaaaatgattatttgatCATAAATTAAAACTAGAAACCCTCGCATAAAATTTACACATCCAaacataaatcaataattttgttcaTAAAAACATCCacacaataaaaatcaaaacttccacgcataaaaaacaaaacatccacccatgtaattaaaacatttatataaaaaaatatcttgagttaatcaattttctaattttctaatttGCCCGTAATTCACATACACACATATTCAACTTCAAAGGAGTAGGACCGGTTAAAGTTTCATATTATTCCTGGATTGATtctaaaaaacaacatataaaaattacatgaaacaAGAACATgtgaaaataacaaataatcacCATCCAAAGTAACAGGACCCGTTCAAAGATCATATTGTTACTAGGTCAAttcttttgattaaaaaaaaaaacttttttttatatgaaaataatcctatcattttaaaaaacattggttgaaaatcattatttgagcataaattaaaaatagacaTTTCTTCCCATAAAATTTACACATCCAaacataaatcaataatttcattcCTAAAAACATCCccacaataaaaatcaaaacttctacacgtaaaaacaaaaacatccaTATACTGGATTAATCCAAGccaactcgagttaacctgcCAAATACATGAATCGAATCATAAGACCataataatctcatataaagcaaataaaaacaaattgtgaagtttaatttttaattaacccaatgttgaataataaaatttaaaaatatattattatttgtaaaaaataacatgagttaacctgttaaactcgTGACCCGAATCATGAGATCAGGAATACCtcataaaaagttaaaaaaaaaattatttgagttaATATGGATTAACCTGCCTAACCTGTGATTAATAttatgagattgtgataatcccatagaaaacaaatcaaaataagttatgaagtttaattttcaataaacctaatgttgaaagttgaaattgaaaaaaaactttatctaaAAACAagacacaataaaataacttgagtCTACTGGGGTTAACTTGTAAAGCACGTAATCTTATTCATAAAATCGGTATTAtctcataaaaatcaaactaaaataaatcatgaaatttaattcttaatcaattcaatgttgaagaataaaattaaaaaaaatacccaaaaaaagaccaaaaaaaaaaaactcgagttaactgTGTTAACCCGCCAAACTCGTGATCTAAGTgatgaaaccaaaataaatcatggaacttaatttctaatcaatccaataattaaggctgaaattaatatatatatatatatatatatatatatatatatcagtaaaaaaaagacaaaaaactcgagtcaatcaAGTTAATCCGTCAAATTTATAACATGAGTTATGAGACCGATTTAACAACgtataaaacaaatcacaataaattatgaagttaaatattcaataaaacaaatattaaaatataaaattttaaaaaaaatacatggattctaaaaaaaaaatcaaaggaataaAAAGCACTGttaacaatgttttgtgagggcCACCTCCTTTAGTTTATTGTTAATTAGACTCATGAAATGGGAACAATTTCTAATTCATGAATTTAGAAAACAAACCTAAAAAGTTTCATAAAGATGTGATATATATGTTCAAATATTATTGATCTGATGAACACCAttaatttattctaattaaCATCTAAAAAGAAGGCTAAACTAGACtccaaaaaatcatgaaatggaAACGGTACCTCACATAAGAGAAATGCTTCATGTTTCTCTTTTCCCCGCCTAAATTGCCAGTCCAGACCCTCTGAACTTCGCCTTTGTAATCTCATCAAGTCGCTTGATCATCGTAGGCGTCAGACAAGTCTTCGAATCTCCGACGTTACCTCGCCGGAAGAATGCATTGTTGTCCACCTTTGCTTTGGAGCACAGATGAAACGTTCCAGTTTTATTCACCTCCAGATTGCTCAAATTCTCAAGACTACATAGCTTTATTATGTCTTTCACGGCACCTTTACTTTTTTCATCCACCGAAAAGGGACGTTCCATGAATTGTGCCAGCTTCTGCACGTAAAAAGTAGTATCCTTCTTCAGATCCTCATACTTGAGAAAAAGCACATTATTCGGACGTTCTAAGCTTGCATTCCAGTACTCCGAATTGTAGTCCCAAAAGGGTCCTGAAAGACAAACTCCATTACAGAAAAGCTCAAACCCTTCTTCCAGAGGCAGGGGTCGCATGTTCCTTCCAGATCTTATTTTATTGACAAACTTCCACATGGAGACCAAAACATCTTTCGAGTCCCGACAAATACACACAATCTTAGAACCTGAATTTATGATGGATTTCGGCAATGAAGTGTAAGAGACATGTGTGCCAAGTAGCCTAGGTGAGGGGAGAGAATCTAGGTATGTAAATGGGTCATCTTCATGAGCTTGCAGCTCAAAATACGGAACACACTTATGGGGGTTTGTAGTGAGTAAAGGGTGAGTTGAATCGTTGAGGCAACGATCATTTCTCTTCTGGATGGCAAACATGAGAGCCTTCAGCCATGTGGTGCCACACTTGGGAAATGAAGCCAAAATAATATCACTAGAGCGTGCCTGGAAGTTTTCCTGTGCCCAAAGAACTCCAACAGCCCAAACAGGATCATACCAAAATCCTTCAATCTTGTAATGCCCATCCAACCATCCATATTGATCCTTAGGAAGGGTTGAAACAATCTCTTCATATTTCTGGGACTGGCTTTTgatctgttgttgttgttgttgttgatctTCTTCGTAGTGGTTACTACTGTTTGAAGGTTTCTGAAGATTAGGAGAGTAAGACATCATGTGCTTAAGGGTTCGATCGATCGTAAACAACTTGCTTGAACTATGAAGCAGGATTAGTGTGTTTATCTGCTAATTACTTGGAAaggaaaattgttaaaaaacaaGGAGCTAGCGAAGGGACATTAATGACTCGTAGATATATATATCAAACCTTCTTCTTGGAATATTAATAGTGAATGAAGGAGATGGTATGGTCTTGCATTCCCTAGAAACAATGCAAGTCTACGAGAGAATTTCGCCAAGATCCTCAATATTCACCTCTACATTATTTTACCCCTTTTTAAACAAATCGATCGGATCATCATTAGAAAATTTGGACCAGATTCAGTATATATAGAGTGAAACTCAAAGGAACTGAAACCGCACGTTTATATGTAATTGTACAATACACTTACACAATTATCCTTGgggtaaaaaaaatagaccatttAAACAGGGGTATTGATGTCTTTtcctcaaggttttttttttttttttgtaattactaGGGTTTTTCTAAGATGATgaagtaatttaaaattttattaatatttatttattcaaaaagcTATTAGCACATGGGAGGCGCTGCACACTCTGAGCGGTGAGTGCGGCACCTTCTAGTGGTAGAAAAATATCTTTTGCCATCTCATTCTATGCTTTCCATGTAATCTTCTTTTATGGTCAGTGTGTATCACCTAAAAATAGTTGGTTTCTCGCaggtagcatttttttttcttttttcccttcatttctctCCTACATGGAGAGATGCACtctggtccttatttttattgcCTTTTCAGGTTCGGTCATTttagattgtttatttttgtcattttcctttatgttaaagttttatgattttcaatttaatcattttattctaaattctatatataatattttttggttcaGTCCTTctacttttgatttcttattttgttcaccttttcttttgtcaaagtttttatgctttcaattttatccttcaagtcaattttatgatttttttcaataataataaaaatttcaattcgatccttcttattttgatttcttgtttttttttcttgactcctttgtcaaagtttttatagtttttaattttatctttcaaattaaattaatggcttttgttctttcaacaacaacaacatcaataatggtgatgataataataataatagtaataatcaTGGTATAGtcatattagtaataataatgatactaatactaataataataataataataataataataataatgctactaacaatgataataatagtaataatagtggtaatgataataatttattatgattgtaATGGTATTAATGATAGTAATTATtgtgatgataataatagtaataatagtagtagtagtggtaattttatcattcaaaacaagtttatagtttttgttatttcaacaacaacaacaacaacaccaatGGTAATTATGGTAATAGTTGGagcaataataattatgatgataagaataataatattagtatgGTAATGGTAATGTTATTAGTATTTATAATGatagtaataatgataatgatactaataatattactatttataatgataataatattaataattatggtAATAATAAAAGCTTActataatagtaataatgatgatgacAGTAATGattgtgataataatattaataatagtgatgattatgataataatgatgataacaataataataaaaattgtcatttcttcttcttcttcttcttttttgttcattATACTTTTGAACAAGTGTTATTCCTTTTCGATTTGggtcttaaattttaatttttcatgtatttttttatttagtttttattttttagattttttaatttttttcattaactctttttataaaagttttattggtttttgagCTCACCATTCAATCCAGGTTTAtagtatgttatttttttttcaatttttttctcattctttttttttttcttgagttatttttattttcaatccatGTATGTATATGTGTATGTGTgtatttatatgtatatgtatgtatatgttttCCCGTTTGCTATTGTTGCCTTTTCCCCCCTATATGATTCAAATAAAGCCAGCTTATTTAGTTAGTTGGGATTATAACCCGAGTTATTggatttctctttgttttttaaaacacgtTAGCAACGcctaaatatttatttggaaaaataatacaaaCCTGCTGTGTAACAAAGTCACCATCCTAGTTAAATATGAATGAATATccaaattattatacaaaataaattgagattACGTTGAGTATAAATCTTTgactcaaaacaaaatcttaattatttaattcatttgGTTGGAATTATTTTCTAACCAGCATGAAACTATAGTTCACCTTCTAGTTGAATGAATTAGTTAGACCAATTCAGGCTGGAATTTGAGAAGCCGTACACTTCTAGTTCCAAtacttttaataatttaaagctgcatttgaggtcttggcccagcggttgaagtgacttgttcccttcctctgtattctgggttcaaacctcaccgtgcacgcctgtcacctccgtggtgccttacatgctcactgggtttgcaggatgttcagtgagccgtgggattagtcgtggtgcgcgcaagctggcccggacacccacgtaaatcaaaaaaataataataataatttaaagctgTGAAAACCATGATGAGATAAGGTAAAAGAACGATCAAGTCCTGACCCTACTAAAATAACCCATCTCCACCACTTGAATCAAACTCCAATTCACTAGTTCATTATGGTTTCCTCTGCTTTTTATCGAGTAATCCTATGGGGAAACACTTGGATACAAAAACATTGTTTACAGTAGAATGGGAGATCATTGTAACTTAGTAGaagcattcttttttcttttttttttgatttacatgggtgtccgggccagcttgcgcgcaccacgactaatcccacggctcactgaacatcctgcaaacccagtaagcatgtaaggcaccgcgggggtgacaggcgtgcacggtgaggtttgaacctaGAATGCAGagaaagggaacaagtcccttcaaccgctgggccaaaACCTCAAGTGCTTAGTAGAAGCATTCTTCTTAGGCTTGTAAATTGTTCAGCCACTATATATAGGTAGTACCCGACATGGATCTTTGGCAAATCTCACTTAGAAAAAAGGGATATAGCAGGAGAAATTCTTGCCTTTTGCATAACTGGTGCTATGTGAATTGCAATATATTTAGGGTTAGAAGCCATTTGGGAATTACAAGCCATTCCCTGATCATGAACATCAGAGATGAAGGTCCATCTGCTTGCAATGGATTCAGGGAATGGTTAGGATAGTTTGTCAGCAATTAGAGTTGTAAGGACATATTGGAGTCGGTCCTGAAATCTAAGGATAAATTCAGCCAACTAACTCGGTTATCTTGAAAGGAATGCAACCGGATTGCTGAAATTCACCATCCTTTTGTCATAGGTCTATGGATTGTCAACTTTATCTTGATCCTTACTTCAGTCTATTTTCTCACAGAATTATTAGGTTTGGTATGTGCAGTTCACTTGATGATGTTTTACATAGAATTTCTAGTCTGTCGAGAAATAATATTCAAGTTCTTGATTCTGCTTTGTGTTAGGATGCTGACAGCTACTTTCCTTTGCTTGATTACGTAGAGATTGGATGCAATGCAATGTTGAAAGCTACTTTCCTTTCCTGCATTGGCTGACTGCTTCCTTATCCGGCGCATCAATGTCATGAtgtgtcaaagaatcatctcaaacctatagtttaagctgttaggtaaggttcaagatatgatttatattattttttaacacaccccctcaagtaaaagttctttgggtttgaaacttgcacagacttacattatcttgtgcttgatttttttatcaaataaatagggatgatgagattcgaacttgtgaccgcttggttattaaagctctgatgctatgtcaaagaaccatctcaatccaatagcttaagctgttaggtgaggttcaagatatgatttatattattctctaacataatGCATAGTTTATGAAAGCATACGAACACTTCTAGTAAAGAAACCGGATGTCATCGGAAATTTATGAAGTTATTGTGATCTGTTATTGATGTTTCTGCTTTCATGCCCCATGATTTTCGTGCTCCGAACATTATGTTCCTGCCGGACAAAAGAaatagctgtttttttttttttttccagtgatCTATATAGTTACTATTAGTTCTCTTCTCATGCTTCCATTAGTTACACTGCTTGCTGGCTGGCTTTAACTAGCTATGAAGGCTATACAAGGATAGCCTTCTTtgccttcaataaattaattcctcTGTTTAGCAGGCTCATGATTGCCTCATAAACAGAATAGTAAGGCAATGATTATTCTTTTTCACAGCTAGATTCCCTTCAGAGAACATCCAAATGAAGTGTCTCATAAAGTAATTTCACAAAAGCTTAAATCAAATTACATGAGTTTCTCTTAACCAAGCTTAGCAAGAACATCATTCAGAGTAGATACAGTCTGAGCATAGTACTTCTCAGCTTCAGGAGTGCTCTTAATCTTTGCTGCATGGTCCAGCTGAAaagggaaaagggaaagagaaaaaCTAATTCCATTAACAACTGAAAGTGTTTGATGATCAAAACAAACTTAATCAAAATAGTGTATTGCTTACATTGCTGATGGTATCAAAGAGCTTTCCAGTGAGTTCCTTGAGGGATTTCTTCTCGTCCTTGGACTTAGCAGAGATAACAGTGTTGAGGTCAAAACGAAGATATCCTGCCTTAAGACGAAGATCATTTTGGACATAAGGCCAAGCCTTCTGGTCTATCAAAGTTTTCACACCAACAATGTCCTTAGCTGACTCCTTAGCCCTTACCGCCGCCTCAGCTGGGGGAAGTGGTTGCAAGAAAAACCTCTGTTTCAGTGGCAGATCAAAGTCTCTTGCTTCATCAGAGTTCAATGTCCCAGCTGCCAACACACAAAATCATCATACTTGAAAAACAATGTCATATACCATTTGTTAGACATCTGAACTTTCTGTTTAACTTGTTAGACGCTTAGACACCCTCGATTTTTCGACATGGGATGTCTGCCCAAATGTCATTGGAATAATCTAATCTTATTTTCACCATCTTTTGaagcataaaattaaattttctttcaccAAAAATGTGATTAGCTTAGGGCTAAGCATGGATTCGAACTCGACTCCTCCTCCGAAGCAGGAGAGAGCACCACCAGACTAAAGACCATTGACAACTACTAATTAAGATTGAAACATTTGGTTTACAAGTAGCAAAATAGCCTAGGAGGACTAATTCATGAACTTACGGAGTCCACCGGAAGGAGGGGGAGGAGGGCCAAGTTTGATAGGAAGAGCATCAGCAAGAACAACTTGAACAAAAGAACCAGAAGCCAAACCAGCAGCAACAAGACCCAACATGGCCCTACGGCTAGTTTCAAGCTCACCGGACACTTGTTGCTGAGCTCTAACAGCAAGCCCAGGGCGTGCCACGGCCACGCGAGTGGTGTTGCTAGGCACGTTCAACAACCTGTTTGAACCACTTAGCTGGAGGCTACCTTCAAGGACAGCCTGAGATGTTCCACGTAGACCAGCCATCGATGCCATTGCTTGTGCCATGTATGAATTTTCCTTCAACAATCTGTGTGCTCAAGTGGGTGGTtcactaattatatattttttttggggggggatTGGATTTTCCTGTTAAATTATGTGTGGTATTTGTGATTTAGATTGGTTCTTGAGCTAGCATACCTTATCTGCCAAAATTTCTACTTGGATAAGCTGGATATAGTCTTAGCCAACCATTGTTGTACATGTGTAACTAGATTTCTTGTAATTTGACACGTTGGTTTGGTCTCTCCTTTGGACTAGTAGAATCATGCCAACTAGATTCTGAAAAGATTTTAATTCTAACGTTAAAATTGTTCAATCAATCAGTTCCTTTCCAGAATAATTGAATTCGATTTCACCAAGATTTTGTCGAGAATTGTctgttgaaatgattttttttattaacttaggTTAGCTTATTTAtcccttaattaattttataaattttaaaactaataattatataaattttcaatgattttgaagtttgtgagatttaatttattgatttttggataataaatttaaaatttgactagttaaattatatcttttaaaattaattccttTAAAACATGtagtaaaataatttcatgcaataatcaattcaaaaccaCACCTTAATTTATGCATCGTACCAACTGAAACaacaaattcatgtttttttttctttgatcatAAGAAAAATAGTAAACAGGAGACATTAAAGACATGCTCATGTAGGATCACTACTAATTTCTCTTACCACATGGCGTGGTAATTACTTGTAACTTGACTAGCAtatctcatattattttaaaaaaaattgtttctttgATTATAAGATCATATCTCAATTCCCAAAGattatcaatattaaattcACGTATCTTCTGGGTAGAATAGTTTTATAATAAACTAtacttatcctttttttttaagaaattgctAAACTAAAAATACATTTCTCTTAGTCCAAAATTCTACTTCTCATATTTAAGTGTGTTTAATAATGcagtaaaaagtattttttaattaaaaaatatattaaaataatatttatttagtttcttttttatttaatattaacacataaaaaaacatcaatttaatatttttttatacaaataataatttaaaaaataaaatgaaccatAAAAATAACCACTTCCTAAAATTGCAAGTTATTATTGAATTCAACTTCAACAAACTAGTTGATTTTGAAcctagctttattttttaattaaactcaatAAGATACAATGAAACCTAATTAATCTGAtcagtattttaataatttagttaaACTTCAttgaataaacataaaaaaattaaaaaaattattttaacataaaaatttgatCCAAATTAACCTAGTGATTAGTTTACATAGACttcattttatattactctctgAGTTAGATATAATAAACTATATCTCCAAGTTACTCTATCCTTTTTAACTTTCAGAGGTGCTTGAGATtgagataataattatttttcaatgtattttttgttcGGAAAtgttttaagataatatttttttattttttaaaaaatatttttaacataaacatatcaaaataatctgaaaatattaaaataaaaattaatttaaagcataaaaaaatataataatttttaaaaatatttttaaaatgtaaaaattaaaaggctgttgtaaatatttttaaaccagGCCTGAACTAATGagtcgaaaatttgaattttggtcCGAAAGGTTGCAACGTACACTTTTCTCCAACAAAGGGCAAATCAGTAAACATATATAGCAAACGCCACATCTTCCAGTTTTGAAATCAaagattcaattcaaatttcacGCTCCGCCCAAAACCCCAACGTTCTCTCTCTCACACCCCTAAAGATCtcaactttctctctcttgCTAATCGAACAATCAACGGTCAGAATTCAATCTTGGCACCTTCTAGTACAATATAAGTGAAAACCAACGGATTTGATTGATTCTGCGTTTGGCTCGAGAAAATTTTTTCAGGGTAGTAGCTTCTCATGACTTCTAGGAACCAGAATCGGCCTCCTCGAAGTCCTTCTTCTGTAAGAAGTTTTTagtttctttcttgttcttgttgctgtttttgtttttatcatcgCTATTGTTCTTCCTTTTGTCTGTTTTAAAGGGGTTGTTTGGTTGccgagaaaataaaaaggaggtTCGGAtcttgaaaaatttaaagaaaatttgttgttttttaggtttttcgaAGTAAAATGCTTAGGGTTTTCtggtttttgtgtttaatgCCTTTTCTAATTGTGTGAACTGATTTTATCTTATAGTGTTGCCCTTAATTAGTTTTAACTAATTGTTGCGTGAATTTCAAAATTTGGGTCTCtgttatattaattaatctgATTTCTGTTGAAGTTTATTTAAATAGCAGTAAATCCCAGTTTAGCCTGAAATTTGCCCTTCTAGGTTTCGAAATTTGGGCTTCTGTTATATTAATTTGTCTAACTTCTGTTTGATCTGAATTAAATAGTAGTGAATTTCAGTTTAGTCTGTAATTTGCCCTTCTGGGTTTCAAATTTGGGGTTCTGTTAGGTTAATATTTATGAAAGTTATTGGATAATTCGAAGTTTGTTTACCGGGTTGTTGCTGATTTGTGGTTTGTTCTGTGTTGATTAATTGTTCATTTATTGGATGTAATTGTGTTCTTTAGGTTTAATTGAACAATCGTTGCTCTGTTTTTATGGTCCCATTTCTTTACTtagttgaattttcttttgatgTGATGCTTTGTTGGGGTTTTGTAGAAGAAGGAAGGGGTGGAAAGTATCCCATTAGATAAGCGGAGGAGGATTGGGATGGGAAGAACAGGAGGAGCCACGAACACAGAACGCAAGCCATTTGGTTCTGTTAACAAAAAGCTGGATGTTGCTGCCACCAGTGATGTGGGAAGCTGTGTTGACGGTTCGGATTGTGGCAATGTTGAGTTTACTAAAGAAGAAATTGACGCGCTGGTGAATGAGAgattgaagatgaagaagtttGATCACAAGGTTTTACttggttatttttgttttctggtgAATTTGGTTTAGTGAAGGGACTGtttgttggttttgttttgtttttgaaaagtttggtactgttgttttgttttggcaGGGTAATATGGAACTAGTGAGTGAACTTAATGCCAGGCTCAAGGTTTGTATCAAATGGTTCCAGAAGAGGGATGAAGCCCATGTTGAAGGGGAAGGAAAGCTTCAAAATGCTTTAGATGCTTTGGAGAAGAAGTGTGCTGAAACTGGTACTTTTGGTTCTTCAATGTCTCATTCCAGGACTGCATGATCTTATGTTTGTTGACAAGTGATTGACAATCTAATCTATTGCTTG contains:
- the LOC118042835 gene encoding cytosolic sulfotransferase 12, with translation MSYSPNLQKPSNSSNHYEEDQQQQQQQIKSQSQKYEEIVSTLPKDQYGWLDGHYKIEGFWYDPVWAVGVLWAQENFQARSSDIILASFPKCGTTWLKALMFAIQKRNDRCLNDSTHPLLTTNPHKCVPYFELQAHEDDPFTYLDSLPSPRLLGTHVSYTSLPKSIINSGSKIVCICRDSKDVLVSMWKFVNKIRSGRNMRPLPLEEGFELFCNGVCLSGPFWDYNSEYWNASLERPNNVLFLKYEDLKKDTTFYVQKLAQFMERPFSVDEKSKGAVKDIIKLCSLENLSNLEVNKTGTFHLCSKAKVDNNAFFRRGNVGDSKTCLTPTMIKRLDEITKAKFRGSGLAI
- the LOC118042825 gene encoding oxygen-evolving enhancer protein 3, chloroplastic; the protein is MAQAMASMAGLRGTSQAVLEGSLQLSGSNRLLNVPSNTTRVAVARPGLAVRAQQQVSGELETSRRAMLGLVAAGLASGSFVQVVLADALPIKLGPPPPPSGGLPGTLNSDEARDFDLPLKQRFFLQPLPPAEAAVRAKESAKDIVGVKTLIDQKAWPYVQNDLRLKAGYLRFDLNTVISAKSKDEKKSLKELTGKLFDTISNLDHAAKIKSTPEAEKYYAQTVSTLNDVLAKLG